Proteins from one Cicer arietinum cultivar CDC Frontier isolate Library 1 chromosome 3, Cicar.CDCFrontier_v2.0, whole genome shotgun sequence genomic window:
- the LOC101496947 gene encoding uncharacterized protein → MASPAKTQLVLEINLISAQGLKPPSSPRRRFQTYALTWIDSSTKLRTQVDKIGGQNPTWNDKFLFRVTPEFLASETSGVCVAIYAVGTFRDHIVGTVRFLTSNILSSDGGNRTPCFSACQIRRESGRFHGVMNIGAMVIDGSGFPALEKISAIGYRDLMGEKLKHRRRKLLEPKLKEAVIAGEEGSSESCDNCYAESVDETESTSTTSSSSSPKTTALKEWNGVREMAGNKGLAGSGFLCCLVAQRSVHSLTPSNTNTSR, encoded by the coding sequence ATGGCGTCTCCGGCGAAGACGCAGCTAGTATTAGAGATCAACTTGATCTCAGCACAAGGCTTGAAACCACCGTCATCTCCACGGCGAAGGTTTCAAACCTACGCTCTCACGTGGATCGACTCTTCAACGAAGCTCCGAACACAAGTCGATAAAATCGGTGGTCAGAATCCTACATGGAACGACAAATTCCTCTTCCGTGTCACGCCGGAGTTTCTCGCAAGTGAAACCTCCGGCGTCTGCGTCGCGATCTACGCCGTCGGCACTTTCCGTGATCACATAGTCGGCACAGTGAGATTCCTCACAAGCAACATCCTCTCCTCCGACGGCGGTAACAGAACTCCCTGCTTCAGCGCATGTCAAATACGGCGTGAGTCGGGAAGATTCCACGGCGTGATGAACATCGGAGCCATGGTAATAGACGGATCCGGTTTTCCGGCATTGGAAAAAATATCGGCGATAGGCTACCGTGACCTAATGGGAGAGAAGTTAAAACACCGGCGTAGAAAGTTGTTGGAACCGAAATTGAAGGAAGCGGTTATTGCAGGAGAAGAAGGTTCGAGCGAATCTTGCGATAATTGTTATGCGGAATCAGTGGATGAAACGGAGTCAACATCAACGACATCGTCTTCTTCGTCACCAAAAACGACGGCGTTAAAGGAATGGAACGGAGTGAGAGAAATGGCGGGAAATAAAGGGTTAGCGGGTTCAGGATTCTTGTGCTGTTTGGTTGCACAGAGAAGTGTTCATTCTCTCACTCCTTCCAATACCAACACCAGCAGGTAG
- the LOC101497277 gene encoding F-box/kelch-repeat protein At3g61590, producing the protein MSYHHSSLIVETEKFDSFSIHDEEATTIDVNAKLPEDLLALILSYLPIPCIFRAGCVCTSWHRIVNSKRFLWNLSDQPLPKKPWYFMFKSSNDSTGYAFDPDFKKWYDISLPSINTSTWSIASSYGMICFMDNNRSNVFVCNPITKSYKKLVKPTGLEHFDYTALSISVNKESHSYIVAIVKSKHVDEDYSQYDTSVYLYDSEKVTWVMALTDVLIGWRVGEVSVICDGVLYFLVYSTRIGAVENRHSLVAYDMSNDSSQCSLTTGLISIPYSLTCGRLMNLKEKLVMVGGISKQGYPEIVKEIVILVLNGDEWEEIARMPRKYLESFREFDDVFACSGADDLIYIQSYGDPKLLMYDMNLRQWKWSQKYPVTKRLHLQTFTGFCFEPRLEVDP; encoded by the exons ATGTCTTATCATCACTCAAG TCTAATTGTAGAGACTGAGAAGTTTGATTCATTTTCAATACATGATGAAGAAGCAACTACAATTGATGTGAATGCAAAGTTGCCTGAAGATTTATTGGCACTAATCCTATCATATCTCCCAATTCCATGCATTTTTAGAGCAGGTTGTGTCTGCACAAGTTGGCATAGAATTGTAAACTCAAAGAGGTTTTTATGGAACCTTTCAGATCAACCTCTACCAAAGAAGCCTTGGTACTTTATGTTCAAAAGCTCTAATGACTCAACTGGTTATGCTTTTGATCCTGATTTTAAGAAATGGTATGACATTTCACTTCCTTCAATCAACACTTCTACTTGGTCCATTGCTTCATCATATGGCATGATTTGTTTCATGGACAATAACAGAAGCAATGTATTTGTCTGCAATCCTATTACCAAAAGCTACAAGAAGCTTGTGAAGCCTACAGGTTTGGAACATTTTGATTATACTGCATTATCAATCTCAGTAAACAAAGAATCTCATAGTTATATTGTGGCAATTGTGAAATCCAAGCATGTTGATGAGGACTATTCACAGTATGATACATCAGTATATTTATATGATTCAGAAAAGGTAACTTGGGTGATGGCCTTAACTGATGTTTTGATAGGGTGGAGAGTTGGTGAAGTGAGTGTAATATGTGATGGTGTGTTATACTTTTTAGTTTATTCAACTAGGATTGGTGCTGTTGAAAATCGACATTCCCTCGTTGCATATGATATGTCGAATGATTCTTCGCAATGTAGTTTAACAACTGGATTAATTTCGATACCTTATTCTTTAACTTGCGGTCGGTTGATGAATTTGAAGGAGAAACTTGTTATGGTGGGAGGAATTAGTAAACAAGGCTATCCTGAGATTGTAAAAGAAATTgttattttggttctaaatgGTGATGAGTGGGAAGAGATTGCGCGAATGCCTCGAAAATACTTGGAAAGTTTTAGAGAATTTGATGATGTTTTTGCTTGCAGTGGTGCAGAtgatttgatttatattcaaAGTTATGGAGATCCAAAGCTTCTTATGTATGACATGAACCTTAGACAATGGAAATGGTCACAGAAGTACCCTGTCACAAAAAGGTTGCATCTGCAAACGTTTACTGGTTTTTGCTTTGAACCAAGACTTGAAGTTGATCCATAG
- the LOC101497601 gene encoding uncharacterized protein has protein sequence MERREKLKLGVVVGKIRGRSSTPPPTWRLEFPSSQQNAKIKNTFQHEFLNFSTSTLSARNLCAKLWEIHSHCPSHQPASAWGLRRRVQASLDRNGSALPSVSPASRRSLMEVRPDNNVNHISSLDSNKGKIGIGESSCIPKSSRELVKVLNRIWCLEEQHASNIAIAKAMKMELDLSHAQIKELLQEKKKNKLEMDNIMKHITEDKLVRKNKEHDDMIKGVVQSVKEEIEDERRLRKHSESLHQKLTRELSEVKTLFRGTLNDLERERKERILLENFFDDFAKGVRGYEHEETHSIVDKLRVDIETFLRTKRSIDSKKYSTSSTKELKEIYPCLNSLDSFQLKETINSPHNAAEQDSIGSDIFEQKRTNEKGPNKLNYRLHNSNAREIYKEKKRNKNSVSKQVLSKETPKEYRHMHKNVVKNMSCEIGGSNTTLLNAPMVSNVFETIQGPQESDRTRTKRINSVHNHKVDNIVGNSSMSSEGDKVYPESFCRENSCVCSTVTVNASPVKQWKTTLIIPDFNKSQSHYKLSKGVKR, from the exons ATGGAAAGAAGAGAAAAGTTGAAACTTGGGGTTGTTGTGGGGAAGATAAGAGGAAGATCTTCAACCCCACCACCTACTTGGAGACTTGAATTTCCATCTTCTCAACAGAATGCTAAAATCAAAAACACTTTTCAACATGAATTCCTCAACTTTTCCACTTCAACACTCTCTGCAAGAAACCTCTGTGCCAAACTATGGGAAATTCATAGTCATTGCCCCTCTCACCAG CCAGCATCTGCTTGGGGATTGAGAAGACGTGTACAAGCATCACTTGACAGAAATGGTTCTGCTCTACCGTCTGTTTCCCCTGCTAGTCGCCGTAGCTTAATGGAA GTTAGACCAGATAATAATGTAAACCATATAAGTTCTTTAGACTCCAACAAGGGTAAGATTGGAATTGGAGAGTCAAGCTGCATCCCAAAATCATCCAGAGAGTTAGTCAAGGTTCTCAATCGTATCTGGTGTCTCGAAGAACAGCATGCGTCAAATATAGCAATAGCAAAAGCAATGAAAATGGAGCTAGATCTTTCTCATGCACAGATAAAAGAGTTACtgcaagaaaagaaaaagaataagctAGAAATGGATAACATAATGAAGCATATAACAGAAGATAAACTTGTTCGGAAGAACAAAGAACATGATGATATGATCAAAGGTGTAGTTCAATCAGTCAAGGAAGAGATTGAAGATGAAAGAAGGTTAAGAAAGCATTCAGAAAGCCTGCATCAGAAGCTAACTAGGGAACTTTCTGAAGTGAAGACTTTGTTCCGTGGTACTTTGAATGATCTTGAAAGAGAGCGAAAAGAAAGGATCCTCTTGGAGAATTTCTTTGATGATTTTGCCAAAGGAGTAAGAGGTTATGAACATGAAGAGACACATTCAATTGTCGACAAGTTGCGCGTTGATATTGAAACATTTCTTCGTACAAAACGATCTATTGACTCGAAAAAATATAGTACCTCATCCACTAAGGAGCTCAAGGAAATTTACCCTTGCCTAAATTCATTGGATTCCTTTCAACTAAAGGAGACAATAAATTCACCTCACAATGCGGCTGAACAAGATTCCATCGGTTCCGACATTTTCGAACAGAAAAGGACTAATGAAAAAGGACCAAACAAACTCAACTACAGACTGCACAACAGTAATGCCAGAGAGATttacaaagaaaagaaaagaaacaagaATTCAGTGAGTAAACAAGTTCTTTCTAAGGAAACTCCGAAAGAGTACCGCCATATGCACAAAAACGTGGTAAAGAACATGTCATGTGAAATTGGAGGGTCCAACACAACTCTATTAAATGCTCCTATGGTATCAAATGTCTTTGAGACAATACAAGGTCCACAAGAAAGTGATAGAACCAGGACCAAGAGAATTAATTCAGTTCACAATCACAAGGTTGACAACATAGTTGGAAACAGTTCTATGTCATCAGAAGGTGATAAGGTTTATCCTGAGAGTTTTTGCAGGGAAAATTCTTGTGTCTGTTCTACAGTTACAGTTAATGCTAGTCCTGTAAAACAGTGGAAAACTACATTGATTATACCAGATTTTAACAAATCTCAGTCTCACTACAAATTGTCTAAGGGAGTAAAAAGATAG